Below is a window of Candidatus Latescibacterota bacterium DNA.
TCATTTTCGACGACGAACTTACACCCGCTCAGGCAAGAAACATCGAGACCCGGCTCAAGGTCAATGTGATAGACAGGACGGAATTGATTCTCGACATCTTTTCCAGAAGGGCGCGGACGAGGCAGGCGAAGATACAGGTGGAGATCGCGCAGCTCACATATGCGTTGCCGAGGCTGAAGAGGCTCTGGGATCATCTTTCCAGGCAGAACGGGGGGATCGGGACGAGAGGGCCAGGCGAGACCCAGCTGGAAGTAGACAGAAGAAGAGTGAGAGAAAGGATTTCTCACCTGAAAAAGGATCTCGACAAGATCAACAAAAGGACCGCAGAGAGACGGAAAAAACGGAAGGAAGCATATAACGTCACAATAGTCGGTTATACAAATGCCGGCAAATCGACTCTTCTCAATAGATTATCAGGGAGCAGCGTTCTCGAGAGTGGAAAGCTGTTCTCCACTCTGGATTCAACATCTCGGCGTGTATCCCTGGTGGGGGCCGAGGATTTTGTCCTTACCGACACGATCGGCTTTATCCGCAAGTTGCCCACCCATCTTGTCGCGAGTTTCAGGGCGACCCTTATGGATGTGGAAGAAGCGGACCTGCTCCTTCATGTGATAGATGCCTCTTCCCCAGGTTTCGAGGAGAGGATCGATGTCGTTAACAATGTCCTGAAAAAAGTCCTCGAAAATAACGGCGATGGGGGAAAGGACGATCCCGCGCATACCATCATGGTCCTGAACAAGGTGGACAGATTAAAAGAAAAAGCAGAGGGAAAATCCCTGGGTAACCGATATTCGGACGCACTGCAGATAAGCGCTGCCACAGGCGAAGGGGTCGATGAGCTTCTAAGCGAGATAAAAAAAAGCATGGAAAAAGAATTCATTGAGGCTGATATGGAAGTGCCGGCCAAAGCTGGAAAGCTGATCTCGGTCATTGAAAATCTTGCCAAAGTCCGGGACAGAAAGGTCGAAGGGGAATTGATGACCTACAGAGTGTCGATCCGCAGGAGTGATCTGGGACGGCTCGAGAGTGCGGGCGATATTGTAGTAAAAATTGTCAGAAGATGATCAGTGGTCGAGTTCGAGCCGGCCGTTATTCACACGAACAAAAGGAAATTTTTCGGCGAGGGCTTCCCTGGACTCGAGGGTAGGCCGACTCAGGGACTTATGCTCGTAACTCCGGTCGAGCTGGATAACTATAAACCTGGACATGATGATGAAGGCAAGTGGCACGAGATACGGCACAAACTTGCGCCATTTCACGGAGGCGATGAGCCGGGAGCAATAAACGGCTCCGGTTGCTATCACAGATACGAACCCTACGGATACCAGGTACAGGTGCCTGATGTTGAGCCAGTCGTATGGAAACTGGAAGAA
It encodes the following:
- the hflX gene encoding GTPase HflX, translating into MSYYNTPPDHPEERVCLVGVRLRGSTEEDVRENLTELEQLAETAGAEVVAVKVQKRARIAGSTYVGTGILESLATLIEDEKINVVIFDDELTPAQARNIETRLKVNVIDRTELILDIFSRRARTRQAKIQVEIAQLTYALPRLKRLWDHLSRQNGGIGTRGPGETQLEVDRRRVRERISHLKKDLDKINKRTAERRKKRKEAYNVTIVGYTNAGKSTLLNRLSGSSVLESGKLFSTLDSTSRRVSLVGAEDFVLTDTIGFIRKLPTHLVASFRATLMDVEEADLLLHVIDASSPGFEERIDVVNNVLKKVLENNGDGGKDDPAHTIMVLNKVDRLKEKAEGKSLGNRYSDALQISAATGEGVDELLSEIKKSMEKEFIEADMEVPAKAGKLISVIENLAKVRDRKVEGELMTYRVSIRRSDLGRLESAGDIVVKIVRR